A genomic window from Companilactobacillus alimentarius DSM 20249 includes:
- a CDS encoding phosphoketolase: MTDYSSKEYLDLIDKYWRAANYVSVGQLYLKDNPLLKRELKASDVKVHPIGHWGTIAGQNFIYAHLNRAINKYGLKMFYIEGPGHGGQVMVSNSYLDGSYTEIYPEITQDTKGMQKLFKQFSFPGGVASHAAPETPGSMHEGGELGYSLSHGVGAILDNPDEIAAVVIGDGESETGPLAASWFSNTFINPVNDGAVLPILNLNGFKISNPTILSRKSDEDLTKYFEGMGWDPMFVEGTDPQKMHPEMAKTMDEAIEKIKSIQEEARKHPASEAKMPKWPVIIFRAPKGWTGPKTWDGEPIEGSFRAHQIPIPVDQNDMEHADKLVEWLKSYKPDELFDENGKLRSDIAAITPKGQNRMAMNPIVNGGVDPKPLDLPDYKNYALKFDKPGTKTAQDMIELGKYLGDVIKKNEKTFRLFGPDETMSNRLYGAFDASPRQWMEPVKEPNDQYEAPVGRIIDSQLSEHQAEGFNEGYTLTGRHGMFASYEAFLRVVDSMLTQHFKWLRKANELKWRNKYPSLNVIATSTAFQQDHNGYTHQDPGIITHLAEKKPEYIREYFPADTNSLLAVMPKILDDQEKINLLVTSKQPRLQFFSIEEGQELADKGLKVIDWASNDNGDPDIVIASAGTEPNLESLAAISILRKEKPDIKIRYVNVVDLLKLRSPKVDPRGLTDEQFNEIFTVDRPVLFAFHGFEDIIKDIFFDRANHNLYVHGYRENGDITTPFDMRVVNEMDRFHLAEEAAVAVQGDAASDFADKMEKEVEKHNKYIREYGDDLPEVKDWTWSD; this comes from the coding sequence ATGACTGATTACTCATCAAAAGAATATTTAGACTTAATTGATAAATATTGGCGTGCAGCCAATTATGTTTCTGTTGGACAATTGTATTTAAAAGATAATCCTTTATTAAAACGTGAATTAAAAGCTTCCGATGTTAAGGTTCACCCAATCGGACATTGGGGAACTATCGCTGGTCAAAACTTCATTTATGCACATTTGAATCGTGCTATTAATAAGTATGGTTTGAAGATGTTCTATATCGAAGGCCCAGGACATGGTGGGCAAGTTATGGTTTCAAACTCATACCTAGATGGTAGTTATACTGAGATTTATCCAGAAATTACTCAAGATACAAAGGGTATGCAAAAATTATTTAAACAATTCTCATTCCCAGGTGGTGTTGCATCTCATGCCGCTCCTGAGACACCAGGATCAATGCATGAAGGTGGAGAATTAGGTTATTCTCTATCACATGGTGTTGGTGCAATTCTTGATAATCCTGATGAAATTGCTGCTGTAGTTATTGGTGATGGTGAATCAGAAACTGGTCCTTTGGCTGCTTCATGGTTCTCTAACACATTCATTAACCCAGTTAATGATGGTGCTGTTTTGCCAATTCTTAACCTTAATGGATTCAAGATTTCTAACCCAACAATCTTGTCACGTAAGAGTGATGAAGATCTAACTAAGTACTTTGAAGGTATGGGTTGGGATCCAATGTTCGTTGAAGGTACAGATCCACAAAAGATGCATCCAGAAATGGCTAAGACTATGGATGAAGCTATTGAAAAGATCAAGTCAATTCAAGAAGAGGCTAGAAAACATCCAGCTTCTGAAGCTAAGATGCCTAAGTGGCCTGTTATCATCTTCCGTGCACCTAAGGGCTGGACTGGTCCTAAGACTTGGGATGGCGAACCTATTGAAGGTTCATTCAGAGCTCACCAAATTCCAATTCCTGTTGACCAAAATGACATGGAACACGCTGATAAATTAGTTGAATGGTTGAAGTCATACAAACCTGATGAACTATTTGATGAAAATGGTAAGTTGAGAAGCGACATTGCTGCAATTACACCTAAGGGTCAAAACAGAATGGCCATGAACCCAATCGTTAACGGTGGGGTTGATCCTAAACCATTAGATCTTCCAGATTACAAGAACTATGCTTTGAAGTTTGACAAACCAGGTACAAAGACAGCTCAAGATATGATCGAACTAGGTAAGTACTTAGGCGATGTTATCAAGAAGAACGAAAAGACATTCAGATTATTTGGACCTGATGAAACAATGTCAAACCGTCTTTATGGCGCATTTGATGCTAGTCCTCGTCAATGGATGGAACCAGTTAAAGAACCTAATGATCAATATGAAGCACCAGTTGGTCGTATCATTGATTCACAACTTTCAGAACATCAAGCTGAAGGATTCAACGAAGGTTATACTTTGACAGGTCGTCATGGTATGTTTGCTAGTTACGAAGCTTTCTTGAGAGTTGTCGATTCAATGTTGACACAACACTTCAAGTGGTTGAGAAAAGCTAATGAATTGAAGTGGAGAAACAAGTACCCATCACTCAATGTCATTGCTACATCAACAGCTTTCCAACAAGATCACAATGGTTATACTCACCAAGATCCAGGTATCATTACACACTTGGCTGAAAAGAAACCCGAATATATTCGTGAATACTTCCCAGCTGACACAAACTCATTGCTTGCTGTAATGCCTAAGATCTTAGACGACCAAGAAAAGATCAATTTGTTGGTAACTTCAAAACAACCAAGATTACAATTCTTCTCAATTGAAGAAGGACAAGAATTAGCTGATAAGGGACTTAAGGTAATTGACTGGGCATCAAATGACAATGGCGATCCAGATATCGTGATTGCTTCAGCTGGTACTGAACCAAACCTTGAATCACTTGCTGCTATCAGTATCTTGAGAAAAGAAAAACCAGACATCAAGATCAGATATGTCAACGTCGTTGACCTCTTGAAGTTGAGATCACCAAAGGTAGACCCACGTGGTTTAACTGATGAACAATTCAACGAAATCTTCACAGTTGATAGACCAGTCTTGTTCGCCTTCCATGGCTTTGAAGACATTATCAAGGATATCTTCTTTGATCGTGCAAACCATAATCTATACGTTCATGGTTACCGTGAAAACGGTGATATCACAACACCATTCGATATGCGTGTAGTCAATGAAATGGATAGATTCCACTTGGCTGAAGAAGCTGCCGTTGCTGTTCAAGGTGATGCTGCTAGTGACTTCGCCGATAAGATGGAAAAAGAAGTTGAAAAACATAACAAGTACATCCGTGAGTATGGTGATGATTTGCCAGAAGTAAAGGATTGGACTTGGAGCGACTAG